The Deltaproteobacteria bacterium genome includes a window with the following:
- a CDS encoding DUF72 domain-containing protein: protein MSRYPCSIRVGTSGYSYAEWLDAGFYPPDTKPGQMLSAYARRFTVTELNYTWYQMPRAPAIERMIRQVPPDFHFAAKLTRYLTHEIDPDQWRVHAAQYRDGIAPLIQSGQLAAVLLQFPPSFRRTPGNRQYLAELLDALEGLRTAVEFRHASWATDRVFVGLERRRTALVSVDAPDVRDIFPRLAIVTSPDLFYVRFHGRNARGWRSGNMQKQFNYDYTEAELREWTAEKIEQMAGQARSGLLFFNNHVRAQAPKNALAMLRLLAAQGL, encoded by the coding sequence ATGTCAAGATACCCCTGCTCCATCCGGGTGGGCACGAGCGGCTACTCGTACGCGGAGTGGCTCGACGCCGGGTTTTATCCCCCGGACACGAAGCCGGGACAGATGCTTTCCGCTTATGCCCGGCGCTTTACGGTTACCGAGCTGAATTATACCTGGTATCAGATGCCCAGGGCGCCGGCGATCGAGCGGATGATCCGGCAAGTTCCGCCCGATTTTCATTTCGCCGCGAAGTTGACGCGCTACCTGACCCACGAGATCGACCCCGACCAGTGGCGGGTGCACGCGGCCCAATACCGGGACGGCATTGCCCCCCTCATACAGTCCGGACAGCTCGCCGCCGTGCTGCTGCAGTTTCCGCCTTCATTCCGGCGGACGCCCGGCAACCGGCAATACCTGGCCGAACTTCTGGATGCGCTCGAGGGCCTGCGGACGGCCGTGGAGTTCCGGCATGCGTCCTGGGCAACCGACAGGGTTTTCGTGGGGCTGGAGCGGCGTCGAACGGCACTGGTGTCGGTGGACGCCCCCGATGTGAGAGATATTTTCCCCCGGCTGGCCATCGTCACCAGCCCGGATCTTTTTTACGTGCGCTTCCACGGACGCAATGCCCGCGGGTGGCGTTCCGGCAACATGCAGAAGCAGTTCAACTACGACTACACCGAGGCCGAACTGCGCGAATGGACGGCGGAAAAGATCGAGCAGATGGCCGGGCAGGCCCGCAGCGGACTGCTTTTTTTCAACAACCATGTCCGGGCCCAGGCGCCTAAAAATGCCCTCGCCATGCTTCGCCTGCTGGCGGCGCAGGGCTTATAA
- the rsmI gene encoding 16S rRNA (cytidine(1402)-2'-O)-methyltransferase, whose product MNKAADTRSTTEFPGRLYVVGTPIGNPGDISLRALETFGKVDLIAAEDTRNTRRLLAGHGIDRPLISLHEHNEDRRTEELIAKLSTGLSIALVSDAGTPTLSDPGYRLVTEAVAADIRVVPIPGPSAAVAALSVSGLPTDTFLFLGFPPRKPAKRIAFLQGLAEENRTLIFYESPKRLAGLLSDLSDIVGERRAVLSREMTKPFEEFIRGTLSDIHGAIQRKKALKGECTLLVEGKKKSEDVSQKALREIVVGEFDAGETGVSALSKKIAERYGISKKKVYEEVIRMKKERGEAG is encoded by the coding sequence ATGAATAAGGCCGCTGACACCCGATCGACCACCGAATTTCCGGGGAGGCTGTACGTGGTCGGCACGCCGATCGGGAATCCCGGGGATATCAGCTTGAGGGCATTGGAAACCTTCGGCAAAGTCGATCTGATAGCGGCCGAAGACACGCGCAACACGCGCCGGCTCCTCGCCGGCCACGGCATCGACCGCCCCCTTATCTCTCTGCACGAGCACAACGAAGACCGGCGGACGGAAGAGCTGATCGCTAAACTTTCTACCGGATTGTCCATCGCCCTGGTGTCCGACGCCGGTACACCGACGCTCTCAGACCCCGGATACCGCCTGGTCACGGAGGCTGTCGCGGCTGACATCCGGGTGGTGCCCATTCCGGGCCCCTCGGCCGCGGTCGCAGCGCTCAGCGTTTCCGGGCTACCCACCGATACATTCCTGTTCCTGGGCTTTCCACCCCGCAAACCCGCGAAGAGAATCGCTTTTCTCCAGGGACTCGCCGAGGAAAACAGGACGCTCATTTTTTACGAGTCCCCTAAAAGGCTGGCCGGTCTTCTGTCGGATCTCTCCGACATCGTGGGGGAAAGGCGGGCCGTACTTTCACGGGAAATGACCAAGCCGTTTGAAGAGTTCATTCGCGGTACGCTGAGCGACATCCACGGGGCGATTCAACGGAAAAAGGCGCTCAAGGGCGAGTGCACGCTGTTGGTGGAGGGGAAAAAAAAGAGTGAAGACGTGTCGCAAAAAGCCCTGCGCGAGATTGTCGTCGGAGAGTTTGACGCCGGCGAGACGGGCGTGTCGGCCCTTTCCAAAAAGATTGCCGAACGCTACGGCATTTCCAAAAAAAAGGTTTACGAGGAAGTGATCCGCATGAAGAAGGAACGCGGTGAGGCAGGATGA
- a CDS encoding response regulator, which produces MLVNRIIIADDEVIISTQLEEFLSTKGFDIIGIATSGVQAVEMAMELKPDLMLMDIVMPGELDGISAAEKINAALKIPVIFLTAYADEEMIQRAKPIGPFGYVLKPIQERQILAAIEIALHKGDMERKLQEAHDMLEQRVEERTRELRLKTENLEEMNTALKVLLKRREEDKNELEEKVIYNIKEMVQPFLEKLAGTRLDERQKTFLEILSSNLNDIVSPFAKTLSTRYLNLTPSEIQIANLVKHGKTTKEIAGLLNLSTRTVESHRDSIRKKLGIKNQKANLRTYLMSFE; this is translated from the coding sequence ATGCTTGTGAACAGAATCATTATTGCGGACGATGAAGTGATCATTTCAACCCAACTGGAGGAATTTCTATCCACCAAGGGATTCGACATCATCGGGATAGCGACTTCGGGAGTTCAAGCGGTAGAGATGGCCATGGAGCTGAAACCGGACCTGATGCTGATGGATATCGTGATGCCCGGAGAACTCGACGGGATTTCCGCAGCCGAGAAAATCAATGCAGCCCTGAAAATTCCGGTGATTTTCCTGACGGCCTACGCCGATGAGGAAATGATTCAACGGGCCAAACCCATAGGCCCCTTCGGCTATGTACTCAAGCCGATTCAGGAACGGCAGATACTGGCCGCCATTGAAATCGCGCTCCACAAAGGGGATATGGAAAGAAAACTTCAGGAGGCCCATGATATGCTGGAACAGCGGGTGGAGGAGCGCACCCGGGAACTGCGCCTAAAAACCGAGAATCTGGAAGAGATGAACACGGCTTTGAAAGTGTTGCTGAAAAGAAGGGAAGAAGATAAAAACGAACTGGAAGAAAAGGTGATTTACAACATCAAGGAGATGGTGCAGCCTTTTCTGGAGAAGCTGGCGGGGACGCGGTTGGATGAGCGGCAAAAGACATTTCTTGAAATTTTGTCCTCCAACCTCAACGATATCGTTTCACCGTTCGCCAAGACGCTCTCCACGCGTTATCTGAATCTGACCCCTTCCGAAATTCAAATCGCCAACCTGGTGAAGCACGGGAAAACCACCAAAGAGATCGCCGGCCTGCTCAACCTTTCCACGAGGACCGTAGAGTCCCACAGGGACAGCATCCGGAAAAAGCTTGGCATTAAAAATCAGAAGGCAAATTTGAGGACGTATCTCATGTCCTTCGAATAA
- a CDS encoding HAMP domain-containing protein gives MADASTNRARNGNPATSHDSLLMGLYLRNLGANLFSFAAIMLLNAFTPLNFFKLRIDFFLLQGGWAILLLFFMAASLLVLALQYWFQLPIVRMAAALNQNHGIGTVLQDKARARLLNLPFIIAVIDLSMFVIVPLTVMTTLDFFEGISFEIGLFLFFRTFMLGMIAAWLSFFLIEDYARRKLVPLFFPKGRLTAVSGTIRLSVLRRIRLLNMAGTLNPLVLLLVTVAFIAWEVEGTDISAVMLSREILIFTLLLSAVFLGIVIRLNSLVSNSIVLPIKDMLRVIKEVKKGDFNPRVSVVSNDEIGVLGDTGNTMIRGLADRERIRDSFGRYATPEIRDRILSGDIPVDGELRTATLLFSDLRGYTPYVEKNPPEEVIRSTRSYFTAMQHAIRRHNGLVLQFVGDEIEAAFGVPIEEPGHADKAVFAALEMRDYLDRLNGQRREEGKPPFRHGIGICTGQVLAGITGSEDRQSYTLIGSTVNLASRIEQMTKVIGCDILISEATVAGLTKPFDMQPEKPQTLKGYSKPVTVYRLL, from the coding sequence ATGGCGGACGCATCGACAAATCGGGCGCGCAACGGCAATCCGGCAACGTCCCATGATTCGCTGCTCATGGGGCTGTACCTCCGCAACCTTGGAGCCAACCTGTTCAGCTTCGCGGCCATCATGCTTCTGAACGCGTTTACTCCCCTGAACTTCTTTAAACTGAGAATCGACTTTTTTCTGTTGCAGGGAGGCTGGGCGATCCTTCTGTTGTTTTTTATGGCCGCCAGCCTGCTGGTGCTGGCGCTGCAATACTGGTTCCAGCTCCCGATTGTGAGAATGGCGGCAGCGCTCAACCAAAACCACGGCATCGGCACGGTCCTGCAGGACAAAGCCCGGGCACGGCTGCTCAACCTTCCCTTCATCATCGCCGTAATCGACCTGTCCATGTTTGTCATTGTCCCCCTCACGGTCATGACGACCCTCGATTTTTTCGAGGGCATCTCCTTCGAAATAGGCCTGTTTCTGTTTTTCCGAACCTTCATGCTCGGTATGATCGCCGCCTGGCTGTCGTTTTTCCTCATCGAAGATTATGCCCGCCGAAAGCTGGTGCCCCTGTTTTTCCCCAAAGGGCGGCTCACGGCTGTTTCCGGGACGATCAGGCTCTCCGTCCTGAGGCGGATCCGGCTGCTCAACATGGCCGGGACACTGAACCCCCTGGTGCTCCTGCTTGTCACCGTTGCGTTCATTGCGTGGGAGGTCGAAGGGACGGATATCTCGGCAGTAATGCTGAGCCGGGAAATCCTCATCTTCACCCTGCTGTTGAGCGCCGTCTTTCTGGGCATCGTTATCAGACTGAACAGCCTGGTGAGCAACTCGATCGTGCTGCCCATCAAAGACATGCTGCGTGTCATTAAAGAGGTAAAAAAAGGCGACTTCAACCCACGGGTGAGCGTCGTCTCCAATGACGAAATCGGCGTTCTCGGCGACACCGGCAACACCATGATCCGGGGGCTTGCCGACAGGGAACGCATCCGGGACAGTTTCGGACGCTATGCCACTCCTGAAATCAGGGATCGCATATTGAGCGGGGACATCCCCGTGGACGGCGAGCTGCGCACCGCAACGCTCCTGTTTTCAGACCTCCGCGGCTACACGCCCTATGTGGAAAAAAACCCGCCCGAGGAGGTGATCAGAAGCACGCGCTCCTATTTCACGGCCATGCAGCATGCCATCCGCCGGCACAACGGCCTGGTGCTCCAGTTTGTAGGGGATGAGATCGAGGCGGCCTTCGGCGTGCCCATCGAAGAGCCCGGCCACGCGGACAAGGCCGTTTTCGCCGCCCTGGAAATGCGCGATTATTTGGATCGACTGAACGGTCAGCGGCGTGAGGAGGGGAAGCCGCCTTTCAGGCACGGCATCGGCATCTGCACCGGTCAGGTGTTGGCGGGCATCACGGGAAGTGAAGACCGGCAGTCCTACACCCTCATCGGCAGCACCGTCAACCTGGCCTCCAGAATAGAACAAATGACCAAAGTGATCGGCTGCGATATCCTGATCAGCGAAGCGACCGTGGCCGGCCTGACCAAACCCTTCGACATGCAGCCGGAAAAACCACAGACCCTCAAGGGGTATTCGAAACCGGTAACGGTGTACCGCCTGCTATGA
- a CDS encoding MBL fold metallo-hydrolase — protein sequence MEVTFYGAVREVTGSMHVLSVNHDRIMLDCGMFQGRRKESFEKNRTMQVDPGSITNLVLSHAHIDHSGRIPVLAKSGFAGRVVCNRATADACEYLLLDAAHIQESDAAYLNYKTVRSHLTHMKNASTGKKRGRGASRDIRQVLKKSGHQIDVEVVADLIKKYKLENVEPLYTMPEAEQALTCFDGIPYRHTVDIGDNVVLTQYDAGHILGSAISLIRAQEKGRDLTVCYSGDIGRFHKPIIQDPETDFDEVDRDVDLMIMESTYGNRLHEPVQDLKPGLRNVLAETFDRGGSVLIPAFAYGRTQELLYTLHELYDEGAVQKVPIFVDSPLATKITKVFGEHPETYDEETHETFLMQGRNPFRMKELRFVGSVEESMALNREQTPHIVIAASGMCEAGRILHHLRYKIHNPKHTVLIVGYMAAHTLGRRMLEQGTAYAEAGRSGEAPIIKILNKEYPLKAHVVKLGGFSAHADRNEMLRFLKTSNLKIKRIALVHGEEEQTLSFAEHLKDNGFDVVVPEPGETVQILS from the coding sequence GTGGAAGTGACATTTTACGGAGCGGTGAGGGAAGTGACGGGATCGATGCACGTGCTGTCGGTGAATCATGACCGCATCATGCTGGACTGCGGCATGTTTCAGGGACGCCGCAAGGAATCCTTCGAAAAAAACCGGACCATGCAGGTAGATCCCGGCAGCATAACCAACCTGGTACTTTCTCACGCCCACATCGATCATTCCGGCAGAATCCCGGTGCTGGCGAAGAGCGGTTTCGCCGGGCGCGTCGTCTGCAACCGTGCCACTGCCGACGCCTGTGAATATCTTCTGCTGGACGCCGCCCACATTCAGGAGTCCGACGCCGCCTACCTGAACTACAAAACCGTCAGGTCCCATCTCACGCACATGAAAAATGCTTCCACAGGAAAAAAAAGAGGACGGGGCGCGAGCAGGGATATCAGGCAGGTGTTGAAAAAAAGCGGGCATCAGATCGATGTGGAAGTCGTCGCCGATTTGATCAAGAAATACAAACTCGAAAACGTGGAGCCTCTATATACGATGCCCGAGGCGGAGCAGGCGCTGACATGTTTTGACGGCATTCCTTACCGGCATACCGTCGACATCGGGGACAACGTCGTTTTAACGCAATATGATGCCGGGCATATCCTGGGATCGGCCATCAGCCTCATCAGAGCGCAGGAAAAGGGCCGGGACCTCACCGTGTGCTACTCCGGAGACATTGGGCGCTTCCACAAGCCGATCATTCAGGATCCTGAAACCGACTTCGACGAAGTGGACCGGGATGTGGACCTGATGATTATGGAAAGCACGTACGGCAACCGCTTGCACGAGCCTGTCCAGGACCTGAAGCCGGGATTGAGAAACGTGCTGGCCGAGACATTCGACCGTGGCGGGTCCGTTCTGATCCCTGCCTTTGCCTACGGGCGCACCCAGGAGCTTCTCTACACGCTGCACGAACTCTACGATGAGGGGGCCGTTCAGAAGGTGCCTATCTTCGTGGACAGCCCCCTGGCGACCAAAATCACCAAAGTCTTCGGTGAACACCCGGAAACCTACGACGAAGAAACGCATGAAACCTTTCTGATGCAGGGGCGGAATCCGTTTCGCATGAAGGAGCTCCGTTTCGTGGGGTCGGTGGAGGAGTCCATGGCGTTGAACCGGGAGCAAACGCCCCACATCGTCATTGCGGCCTCGGGTATGTGTGAAGCGGGACGCATTCTGCACCATCTGCGCTACAAGATACACAACCCGAAGCACACCGTACTTATCGTCGGCTACATGGCGGCACACACGCTGGGTCGCAGGATGCTGGAACAGGGCACGGCATATGCGGAAGCGGGCCGCTCGGGTGAAGCGCCGATAATCAAAATACTGAACAAGGAATACCCGCTCAAGGCGCATGTGGTCAAACTGGGCGGCTTCAGCGCACATGCCGACAGAAACGAGATGCTTCGATTTCTGAAAACGTCGAACCTGAAGATCAAGCGGATAGCGCTTGTCCACGGCGAAGAGGAGCAAACCCTCTCCTTTGCCGAGCACCTGAAGGACAACGGGTTCGACGTGGTAGTGCCGGAGCCGGGGGAGACAGTGCAAATCCTAAGTTGA
- a CDS encoding ASKHA domain-containing protein, producing MNKDRCNIRLISEDREISAEKGQNLLEALVGSGVLLRADCGGRGRCGKCKIRVVAPPQIGDGEMPDESGVLTREEIDAGYRLACRTEITGDMAVDIPESSLLAPEVAQKGPTALPDVIPVSRVSSWPYGIAVDLGTTTIALYLCDFNSGRVVASISLRNPQVMLGDDVMSRITAVSQNAGALKRLQKMAVQAMEWGAASLCRSTQTDPAGVGTMVIVGNSTMLHLFLGEDPTSIGVFPYDPLFKEERVVRAGDLGLRFNRDAEVRTLPLISGFLGADIVGAALATDMENKAEGTMLVDVGTNGELIFIGKDGFAATSCATGPAFEGASIRHGMHAISGAIDAVRVDRKTGRAECSVIQKNPRQPKKISGLCGSGVVSAVAELYRAGLILSDGRFNMENHPDLFQYEEELPEYILASGAETLSGRAVTLAQKDIRAIQLAKGALYAGIQMLCREKGYEQPGRLLIAGAFGSYIEKTDALAIGMFPALDPDAIEIVGNAAGAGAVLTLFDEGYRQKALELSQQTEVLELALHPDFQEIFIKSLAFP from the coding sequence ATGAATAAAGATAGATGCAATATCCGCCTCATATCGGAAGACAGAGAAATTTCAGCCGAAAAAGGACAGAACCTTCTCGAAGCGCTAGTGGGCTCGGGCGTGCTGCTGCGGGCCGACTGCGGCGGCCGTGGCCGCTGCGGCAAATGCAAGATCCGGGTAGTTGCACCCCCGCAAATCGGTGACGGCGAAATGCCCGACGAATCCGGGGTTCTCACCCGGGAGGAAATCGATGCCGGCTACCGATTGGCCTGCCGGACCGAAATCACGGGAGACATGGCGGTCGATATTCCCGAATCCTCCCTGCTGGCACCCGAAGTCGCCCAGAAAGGTCCCACGGCCCTGCCGGATGTGATCCCCGTTTCGCGGGTCTCGTCGTGGCCCTACGGTATTGCCGTCGATCTGGGGACAACCACCATCGCCCTTTACCTGTGTGACTTCAATAGCGGCCGGGTTGTTGCCTCCATATCGTTGAGAAACCCCCAGGTAATGCTCGGCGACGATGTCATGAGCCGCATCACCGCGGTTTCACAAAATGCCGGAGCCCTGAAGCGTCTGCAGAAAATGGCTGTTCAGGCCATGGAGTGGGGTGCCGCCTCCCTATGCCGTTCGACGCAGACAGACCCGGCAGGCGTCGGAACAATGGTGATCGTGGGCAACAGCACCATGCTTCACCTGTTTCTCGGTGAAGATCCCACTTCCATCGGCGTATTCCCCTATGACCCCCTGTTCAAGGAGGAACGGGTGGTGCGGGCGGGCGATTTGGGCCTCAGGTTCAACCGGGATGCGGAAGTCCGCACCCTGCCGCTCATATCGGGCTTTCTCGGCGCCGACATCGTCGGTGCCGCCCTGGCGACCGACATGGAAAACAAAGCCGAAGGCACAATGCTGGTGGACGTGGGCACCAACGGGGAGCTCATCTTCATTGGAAAAGACGGCTTTGCAGCCACCTCCTGTGCCACGGGGCCGGCATTCGAGGGCGCCTCCATTCGTCACGGCATGCATGCCATATCCGGGGCTATCGATGCTGTCCGGGTCGACCGGAAAACAGGCAGAGCCGAATGCTCGGTCATCCAGAAAAATCCCAGGCAGCCTAAAAAAATATCCGGATTGTGCGGGTCAGGGGTTGTCAGCGCCGTGGCGGAACTATACAGGGCCGGCCTCATCCTGAGCGACGGCCGCTTCAATATGGAAAACCATCCCGATCTTTTTCAATATGAAGAAGAACTGCCCGAATATATTCTCGCATCCGGAGCTGAAACCTTGTCGGGCAGGGCCGTGACACTGGCCCAGAAAGACATCCGGGCCATTCAGCTGGCAAAAGGGGCCCTCTATGCGGGCATTCAGATGCTCTGCAGAGAAAAGGGGTACGAACAGCCCGGGCGGCTGTTGATTGCCGGCGCCTTCGGAAGCTACATCGAAAAAACGGACGCCCTGGCCATCGGCATGTTTCCCGCTCTCGATCCGGACGCCATTGAAATCGTGGGCAATGCAGCCGGCGCCGGTGCGGTCCTCACCCTGTTTGACGAGGGCTACCGTCAGAAAGCCCTTGAGCTGTCCCAGCAGACCGAAGTGCTCGAACTGGCTCTGCACCCTGACTTCCAGGAGATCTTTATCAAGTCGCTTGCATTCCCATGA
- a CDS encoding 4'-phosphopantetheinyl transferase superfamily protein, producing the protein MTPGIGRCITPVILAVPDRVRRLPIRERVRALSAQAREALRICAVESGVELGPLEKKPNGAPVPFDGHHWSLTHKPAYVGAVISRQAAGIDIEAVKEVSDGLIRKTAGEREWRLAAVDPAEVFFRYWTAKEAVLKAAGSGMAGLSDCRVVEIPDAGHLGLEYGEASYLVEHFFFDGHVASVVKNRLQVDWKLFQKVRDV; encoded by the coding sequence ATGACTCCCGGCATCGGCAGATGTATTACCCCCGTTATTCTGGCCGTTCCCGACAGGGTGCGGCGCCTGCCGATCAGGGAAAGGGTCCGGGCGCTGAGTGCTCAGGCGCGCGAGGCGTTGCGCATTTGTGCGGTCGAAAGCGGTGTCGAACTGGGGCCGCTGGAAAAGAAGCCCAACGGGGCACCTGTTCCCTTTGACGGCCACCACTGGTCGCTGACCCACAAGCCGGCGTATGTGGGGGCGGTGATAAGCAGGCAGGCGGCCGGCATCGATATCGAGGCCGTCAAGGAGGTATCGGATGGCCTGATCCGTAAAACGGCCGGCGAGCGGGAATGGCGCCTTGCAGCGGTCGATCCCGCGGAAGTGTTCTTCAGATACTGGACGGCCAAAGAGGCGGTGCTGAAAGCCGCGGGTTCAGGCATGGCGGGGCTTTCCGACTGCCGTGTCGTGGAGATTCCCGATGCCGGGCATCTGGGGCTCGAGTATGGGGAAGCGTCTTACCTGGTGGAGCATTTTTTCTTTGACGGCCACGTGGCTTCCGTGGTTAAAAACAGGCTTCAGGTCGACTGGAAATTGTTCCAAAAAGTACGCGATGTTTAG
- the lexA gene encoding transcriptional repressor LexA → MRIKLTTKQMHLLTYLQQVINREGRSPSLREAAADLGVSHAAVAQRLRALEEKGYVRREGRYSRTIHVLNRIRETAGLQRWREIPVVGRVTAGLPMYAQEEWAGSIVLDADLYRGQLLFALRIQGDSMQGAGILDGDLAICEPRQYARNGEIVVGLIRGEEATVKRFFLHGDCIELRPENPRYQPVRYAFDEILIQGRVVGIQRGKRGIR, encoded by the coding sequence ATGCGGATCAAGTTGACAACCAAGCAGATGCACCTGCTCACGTACCTGCAGCAGGTCATCAACCGGGAGGGACGGTCGCCAAGCCTCCGGGAGGCCGCCGCCGATCTGGGCGTAAGCCACGCCGCCGTTGCGCAGCGTCTGAGAGCCCTGGAGGAAAAGGGGTATGTCAGACGGGAAGGGCGCTACAGCCGGACGATTCATGTGCTGAACCGCATCCGCGAAACCGCCGGCCTCCAGCGCTGGCGCGAAATTCCGGTGGTGGGGCGGGTGACGGCCGGTTTGCCCATGTATGCCCAGGAAGAGTGGGCGGGCAGCATCGTTCTGGACGCCGATCTCTATCGGGGACAGCTTCTCTTCGCCCTGCGCATCCAGGGGGACTCCATGCAGGGGGCGGGCATTCTGGACGGCGACCTGGCCATCTGCGAACCGCGCCAGTACGCCCGGAACGGGGAGATCGTGGTCGGGCTGATCCGCGGCGAGGAGGCGACGGTCAAACGGTTTTTTCTGCACGGGGACTGCATCGAGCTGCGCCCGGAAAACCCGCGCTACCAACCCGTGCGCTATGCCTTCGACGAAATTCTGATCCAGGGGCGGGTTGTCGGCATACAGCGCGGGAAGAGGGGGATCCGCTGA